From the genome of Ziziphus jujuba cultivar Dongzao chromosome 6, ASM3175591v1, one region includes:
- the LOC112488768 gene encoding small ribosomal subunit protein uS12c-like gives MNENVTELVLVTLQNGVEEGKRFSNEENDRMTSKELNEEPYEIKISCMVLQNGIKGDLSINFSIIIPKKPNSALSKVARVRLTFGFEMTTFIPGIGHNLQKHSVVLVRGRRVKDLPGVRYPIVRETLDAVRVKDRQQGCSSAL, from the coding sequence atgaatgaaaatgtGACTGAATTGGTCCTAGTTACTCTTCAGAACGGAGTGGAAGAAGGGAAGAGATTCTCGAATGAGGAAAATGATCGAATGACTTCAAAAGAATTGAACGAGGAGCCGTATGAGATTAAAATCTCATGTATGGTTCTACAGAATGGCATTAAGGGTGACTTATCTATCAACTTTTCCATTATCATCCCCAAAAAACCAAACTCTGCCTTAAGTAAAGTTGCTAGAGTACGCTTAACCTTTGGGTTTGAAATGACTACTTTTATCCCTGGTATTGGCCATAATTTACAGAAACATTCTGTAGTCTTAGTAAGAGGGAGAAGGGTTAAGGATTTACCCGGTGTGAGATATCCCATTGTTCGAGAAACCCTAGATGCTGTTAGAGTAAAGGATCGTCAACAAGGATGTTCTAGTGCATTGTAG